One window of Chlamydia sp. 04-14 genomic DNA carries:
- the obgE gene encoding GTPase ObgE, whose protein sequence is MFLDQITIELRAGKGGNGVVAWRKEKYLPKGGPYGGNGGVGGSIVIESATHVYSFESYRNIRFLKAEDGQSGATNNRSGRNGKDLVLVVPEGTLLRDVETREILYDFAKDGERLVICRGGKGGKGNTFFKTSTNRAPTKATPGKPGEVRQVELELKLIADIGLVGFPNAGKSTLFNTLAKTEVKVGAYPFTTLQPVLGLVPCQERLYQKPWIIADIPGIIEGAHQNRGLGLDFLRHIERTRLLLFVIDICGCERSSPEEDLRILMDELLHYKEDLADKGRIIALNKIDDLLPDERQECLENFQRLFPSEKFVMLSGLTGEGVDLLNSLFTNRLTV, encoded by the coding sequence ATGTTTTTAGATCAAATTACTATAGAGTTACGTGCTGGTAAAGGCGGTAACGGTGTCGTAGCTTGGAGAAAGGAAAAGTATCTACCGAAAGGTGGCCCTTATGGTGGTAACGGCGGTGTTGGTGGATCTATTGTTATCGAATCAGCTACACATGTATACTCTTTTGAATCCTATAGGAATATACGCTTTTTAAAGGCTGAAGATGGACAATCTGGAGCAACTAATAATCGTTCTGGGAGAAACGGAAAAGATTTGGTTTTGGTAGTTCCTGAAGGAACGTTATTACGTGATGTAGAGACTCGAGAGATTCTTTATGATTTTGCCAAAGACGGAGAACGTTTAGTTATTTGTCGTGGAGGCAAAGGTGGGAAAGGAAATACTTTCTTTAAGACATCTACCAATCGTGCTCCTACAAAAGCTACTCCAGGAAAACCTGGAGAAGTACGGCAAGTCGAGCTAGAGTTAAAACTCATAGCAGATATTGGTCTTGTAGGCTTCCCAAATGCTGGTAAATCCACGTTATTTAATACTCTTGCTAAAACAGAAGTTAAAGTGGGGGCATATCCATTTACTACACTTCAGCCTGTATTAGGGTTGGTTCCCTGTCAGGAGAGATTGTACCAGAAACCATGGATTATCGCAGATATTCCCGGAATCATAGAAGGTGCTCATCAAAATCGTGGTTTGGGATTAGATTTTCTAAGGCATATTGAACGCACTAGATTGTTATTATTTGTTATTGATATTTGTGGATGCGAGAGATCCTCTCCCGAAGAAGATCTACGTATTCTCATGGACGAACTTTTACATTATAAAGAAGATCTTGCTGATAAAGGCAGGATCATCGCTTTAAATAAAATCGATGATCTTCTTCCTGATGAAAGACAGGAATGCCTAGAGAATTTTCAGAGACTCTTTCCCTCTGAAAAATTTGTGATGTTATCTGGACTTACCGGGGAAGGTGTGGATCTACTGAATAGTCTTTTTACAAATAGACTTACTGTATAA
- the rplU gene encoding 50S ribosomal protein L21 has protein sequence MKSYAIIQTGSKQYQVTEGDVIDVELLDGVSEGQEVVFDQVLFTFDGSKVSLGTPTVKNAVVKGQLLSRVRGEKVTAYKYKRRKNYHRKTGHRQNYLRVKISNLVM, from the coding sequence ATGAAGTCTTACGCGATAATTCAGACCGGAAGCAAGCAATATCAGGTTACTGAAGGGGATGTAATTGACGTCGAATTGTTAGACGGCGTTTCCGAGGGACAAGAAGTTGTTTTCGATCAAGTGTTGTTTACTTTTGATGGATCTAAAGTTTCTTTAGGGACTCCTACGGTAAAGAATGCTGTAGTAAAAGGTCAGTTGCTTTCTCGAGTTCGTGGAGAAAAAGTAACGGCCTATAAATACAAAAGACGTAAAAATTATCATCGTAAGACTGGTCACCGTCAGAATTACCTTAGAGTAAAAATTAGTAATCTAGTGATGTAA
- the thiE gene encoding thiamine phosphate synthase, whose product MEEDFFKLILITNRQNSPIEGYLDFVSECVQSGVTAVQLREKELSHREILSFGEALKSILDPLEIPLIISDSVSVCLDLDASGVHLGQTDGDVIEARELLGPDKIIGWNVNTLDQLLNANTLPIDYLGLSAMFATQNKPDATNLWGFSGLEQAVSLCEHPIIAIGGIDESNAAEVVEAGAAGIAAIGVFHSAQNASLVTKTLREIVDRGLRC is encoded by the coding sequence TTGGAAGAAGACTTTTTCAAACTCATTCTAATCACCAATAGACAGAACTCTCCAATAGAGGGATATCTTGATTTTGTATCCGAGTGCGTACAATCTGGGGTGACTGCTGTTCAACTTCGTGAAAAAGAGCTTTCACATAGGGAGATTTTAAGTTTTGGAGAAGCATTAAAGTCGATCCTAGATCCTTTGGAAATCCCTTTAATTATCAGTGATAGTGTATCTGTATGTTTGGATTTGGATGCGTCAGGTGTTCATCTAGGGCAGACAGATGGAGATGTTATAGAGGCCAGAGAGCTTCTAGGCCCTGATAAAATTATAGGGTGGAACGTAAATACTCTTGATCAGCTTCTCAATGCCAATACTTTACCGATTGATTATTTGGGATTAAGCGCGATGTTTGCTACTCAGAATAAACCCGACGCCACTAATCTTTGGGGATTTTCTGGTTTGGAACAGGCTGTTTCTCTATGTGAACACCCTATAATTGCTATTGGTGGCATCGATGAAAGTAATGCCGCTGAAGTAGTGGAAGCTGGCGCTGCAGGTATTGCTGCTATTGGAGTATTTCACTCTGCTCAAAATGCGAGTTTAGTAACAAAAACACTAAGAGAAATTGTTGATAGGGGACTTAGATGTTAG
- the rpmA gene encoding 50S ribosomal protein L27, producing MAHKKGQGASRNGRDSESKRLGMKVGAGQRVSTGSILVRQRGTKWHPSQNVGRGRDDTLFALIDGIVVTKKTDRTYISVLPE from the coding sequence ATGGCACATAAGAAAGGTCAGGGAGCAAGCCGTAACGGTCGCGATTCAGAGTCAAAGCGTCTCGGCATGAAAGTGGGCGCAGGACAAAGAGTTTCCACAGGAAGTATTCTTGTAAGACAAAGAGGCACTAAGTGGCATCCTTCTCAAAACGTGGGTAGAGGTCGTGACGATACTTTATTTGCTTTAATAGATGGTATTGTTGTCACTAAGAAGACAGATCGTACATATATTTCTGTTCTTCCAGAATAA
- a CDS encoding metal ABC transporter ATP-binding protein, with translation MTVQILVKDLSFRYGPKSSWIINNVSFMIHEGDFVGIIGPNGGGKTTLAMLMLGLLKPTLGTLETFSTCRKESELTIGWVPQHFSYDFSFPISVKEVVLSGRLSFLRWHGKYSKYDHESAEQALETVDLLHHKDTCFSHLSGGQIQRVLLARALASHPKLLILDEPTANIDPENQQRILQILTELNAQCTILMITHDLHHTTSHFNKVFYMSRTLTTLTNTPTISQEFCCDSFEKKADL, from the coding sequence ATGACAGTACAAATACTCGTTAAAGATCTTTCCTTCCGCTATGGACCAAAAAGCTCTTGGATCATCAATAATGTGTCTTTCATGATTCATGAAGGAGATTTTGTCGGTATTATAGGACCTAATGGTGGTGGGAAAACAACTTTAGCTATGCTCATGTTAGGTTTATTAAAACCTACTTTAGGAACTCTAGAAACATTTTCTACATGTAGAAAAGAATCGGAATTAACTATTGGATGGGTTCCACAACACTTCTCTTACGATTTTTCCTTCCCTATTTCTGTAAAAGAAGTTGTTCTATCAGGAAGGCTTTCTTTTCTCCGCTGGCATGGGAAATACTCTAAATATGATCATGAATCTGCTGAGCAAGCTTTAGAGACCGTAGATCTTTTGCATCATAAGGATACCTGCTTTTCCCATCTATCTGGAGGACAGATACAGAGAGTACTACTCGCTAGAGCCCTGGCATCTCATCCTAAACTACTCATCCTTGATGAACCCACAGCAAATATCGATCCTGAAAATCAACAACGCATCCTACAGATTCTCACAGAACTTAATGCCCAGTGTACGATTCTTATGATCACACATGATTTGCATCATACAACTAGTCACTTCAATAAAGTATTTTATATGAGCAGAACTCTAACAACATTGACCAATACACCAACAATATCTCAAGAGTTTTGCTGCGATTCTTTCGAAAAAAAGGCTGATCTATGA
- a CDS encoding metal ABC transporter solute-binding protein, Zn/Mn family produces MRRIFILILFLFWCSHTFGDSKTEQKHVLVSIVPYKFLVEQIAEGTCEVCSIVTNNYDPHTYELSPRHMEKFLRAQLWFRMGENFEKSCEKNVSCPQVDLNKNIQVIPGYTGCAHHFHSFDTHTWLSPKNLKIQVATIVEALCLYFPEHTALYQSNGEKLLKTLETLDVEIQEITASAKQRHILVAHGAFGYFCRDYNFSQHVVEKSNHADPSPKDVVRAAQSIREHGISSMILLRHAGKRSSAMLAERFHMDTVNLDPYEENVINNLKTIATTLANL; encoded by the coding sequence ATGCGTAGAATATTCATCCTTATTTTGTTCCTTTTCTGGTGCTCACATACTTTTGGAGACTCTAAAACAGAACAAAAACATGTCCTTGTTAGTATAGTCCCTTATAAATTTCTAGTTGAGCAGATAGCAGAGGGGACTTGCGAGGTATGCTCTATAGTTACTAATAACTATGATCCTCATACCTATGAGTTGTCTCCCCGACACATGGAAAAATTTCTTCGTGCGCAACTTTGGTTCCGTATGGGAGAAAACTTTGAAAAGTCTTGTGAGAAAAATGTTTCTTGTCCCCAAGTAGACCTCAATAAAAATATTCAAGTAATTCCTGGATATACAGGATGCGCTCATCATTTTCATAGTTTTGATACTCATACCTGGTTAAGTCCCAAAAATTTGAAAATACAAGTAGCTACTATCGTAGAGGCCCTATGCTTGTATTTCCCAGAACACACTGCATTATATCAAAGTAATGGAGAAAAATTACTTAAGACTCTTGAAACCCTAGACGTAGAAATTCAAGAAATCACAGCCTCCGCTAAGCAGCGTCATATTTTAGTCGCGCATGGAGCTTTTGGCTATTTCTGTAGAGATTACAATTTTTCCCAACATGTTGTGGAAAAAAGTAATCATGCTGATCCCTCCCCAAAAGATGTTGTCCGTGCTGCTCAAAGTATTCGTGAACACGGGATTTCATCTATGATTTTACTCCGTCATGCAGGCAAACGCAGTAGTGCTATGCTCGCTGAACGCTTCCATATGGATACGGTAAACTTAGATCCCTATGAAGAAAACGTTATAAATAATCTGAAAACTATAGCAACAACTCTTGCTAATTTATGA
- the thiM gene encoding hydroxyethylthiazole kinase, with the protein MLERMNEALQRLKKEKPVVLNITNYVSMDFLANCFLAIGASPIMSVSDLELEELIGLSSVVYLNIGTLDHLFIQRSYRAVDIALRQNKPVIFDPAGSGATKIRTEVSHHLLAHATIVRGNASEILSFGDVPTKTRGVDSVNTTHDAKDMAIALANECLCGCAIAVTGAIDFITDGNRSATIELGDPLMSRVTGMGCSLTGVLAAFRSVIDDSFEATRLGVEYFTLCGMLARERCEGPGLFKAYLLDELYAADFDRMRRYYEQ; encoded by the coding sequence ATGTTAGAACGAATGAATGAAGCATTACAACGCTTAAAAAAGGAAAAACCCGTAGTTTTGAATATTACGAATTACGTTTCTATGGATTTTCTTGCAAATTGCTTTCTAGCTATCGGGGCTTCACCTATTATGAGTGTATCCGATTTAGAGTTAGAAGAATTAATAGGATTAAGTTCGGTTGTTTATCTTAATATTGGAACTCTTGATCATCTATTTATTCAGAGATCTTACAGAGCGGTAGATATTGCTTTAAGACAAAATAAGCCTGTGATTTTCGATCCTGCAGGTTCAGGAGCTACAAAAATTAGGACAGAAGTTTCTCATCATTTGCTTGCACATGCTACGATTGTTCGGGGAAATGCTAGTGAAATTCTCTCTTTTGGAGATGTCCCTACGAAAACACGTGGTGTGGATTCTGTTAACACTACTCATGATGCTAAAGATATGGCAATCGCTTTAGCTAACGAATGTTTATGTGGTTGTGCTATTGCTGTTACCGGTGCTATAGACTTTATCACTGATGGGAATCGTAGTGCAACTATAGAGCTCGGAGATCCATTAATGTCTCGCGTTACGGGGATGGGTTGTTCTCTAACTGGGGTGCTTGCTGCATTTAGATCGGTGATAGATGATTCTTTTGAAGCTACACGATTAGGCGTAGAATATTTTACTCTTTGTGGAATGCTTGCTCGTGAACGCTGTGAAGGTCCAGGATTGTTTAAGGCTTATCTTCTGGATGAGTTGTATGCTGCAGACTTTGATAGAATGCGTCGTTATTATGAGCAATAG
- a CDS encoding metal ABC transporter permease — protein sequence MISFFDHILPALLFPSLLAALGASIAGGVVGTYIVVKRIVSISGSISHSILGGIGLTLWIQYRLNLEFSPMYGAIVGAIILAICIGKIHLKYQEREDALIAMIWSVGMAIGIIFISQLPAFNSELVNFLFGNILWVTTHDLYSLGILDVVVLTTVALCHTRFLALCFDEKYMMLSRYSVQTWYFLLLILTAITIVMLIYIMGVILMLSMLVLPISIACRFSYRMVNIMIVSVLLNILCSFSGIVLAYALDFPAGPTIAILMGIAYTVSLFVKRLFSRSTPSPVSPDNITNFSEGKSL from the coding sequence ATGATTTCTTTTTTTGATCATATCCTTCCCGCGCTACTCTTCCCGTCTCTACTTGCAGCCCTAGGAGCATCTATTGCTGGGGGAGTTGTGGGAACATACATCGTAGTGAAACGTATTGTTTCTATTAGTGGAAGTATCTCCCATTCTATTTTAGGAGGAATTGGTCTTACCTTATGGATTCAATATCGACTGAATCTTGAATTTTCTCCTATGTACGGGGCTATAGTTGGAGCAATAATCCTAGCAATCTGTATTGGAAAAATTCATCTCAAGTATCAAGAAAGAGAGGATGCCCTCATTGCTATGATTTGGTCCGTAGGCATGGCAATCGGAATTATCTTTATCTCCCAACTCCCTGCTTTTAATTCAGAGCTAGTGAATTTTCTTTTCGGAAATATTCTTTGGGTAACTACTCATGATCTCTATAGCTTAGGGATACTAGACGTTGTTGTTCTCACAACCGTAGCGCTCTGTCATACGAGATTCCTTGCACTATGTTTCGATGAAAAATACATGATGCTCAGTCGCTACTCTGTACAAACGTGGTATTTCCTTTTACTAATTTTAACGGCAATTACCATTGTTATGCTGATTTACATCATGGGTGTTATCTTAATGCTAAGCATGCTTGTTTTGCCTATATCGATCGCTTGTAGGTTTTCCTATAGAATGGTCAACATTATGATTGTTTCCGTTCTCTTAAACATTCTATGCTCATTTTCCGGAATTGTCCTTGCCTATGCCCTAGATTTTCCTGCAGGACCAACGATCGCTATTTTGATGGGTATTGCTTATACAGTAAGTCTATTTGTAAAAAGACTATTCAGTAGATCCACACCTTCCCCGGTAAGTCCAGATAACATCACAAATTTTTCAGAGGGAAAGAGTCTCTGA